The following are encoded in a window of Vespa crabro chromosome 2, iyVesCrab1.2, whole genome shotgun sequence genomic DNA:
- the LOC124433112 gene encoding liprin-alpha-1 isoform X10, which produces MWSAMCDVMPTIAEDSISQRSSQFSGDDANFEQLMVSMLDERDKLMDSLRECQERVQEAETRVRELEKERDSLNRQIYANIPQELSQLTKELAAARENILQREEEISELKAERNNTRLLLEHLECLVSRHERSLRMTVVKRQAAAQSGVSSEVEVLKALKSLFEHHKALDEKVRERLRVALERNTSLEEELAHTKEELQQYKVSGITPKAIDDKPKENGQTDDGQQQNKNETEQAESQQEPQQQLQQQLQQQQQQQQQHAIQKLGTEKPTEIASRLSNGSLDPSDQDSAVRVIDLQATLDKQSTELSTWQRRVAELSGRVAELEETLSKTQKDLLKTQEINVKLQRDLRENVAQKEDQEERIATLEKRYLNAQRESTSLHDLNEKLEQELQHKKAQLKLQEEKIAAIQEKLELAEQKLTQYAKLPEMEEQLKQRMEALTQVRRPNQQAQERHGSAEDRIQRLEAQLDEKNAEVMRVNQRLKMNEEHNTRLSATVDKLLSESNDRLQTHLTERMEAIEEKNAITQELEKTRKIAEDLQNEKADIVKELGKARLEIDNVKRQMLQQEIAFNIQQTDALTRSLSPNAVDPGSFSRSASHSSFDTHSLPRRGGKRAVIEEDASKNYVVRTLAEQEWEKLQQAHVLANVQQAFDVSSDAEGDGDNESIFSCSAEVISPAGHTDAQTLALMLQEQLDAINNEIRLIQEEKQNTEARAEELESRVGSFEHMNLLARGRSLERASPPLSGRSTPKSHHSPNRDYLHKYHTAPASMSPAHLHQYAASLASPGQLSESLPASQLQLSGEELHSVSERDSVGGAGSASSDAASPLTARSLRLERVVQALAHSQEELRRRTGQTGFPSSGFSPHSQDSLHKNNLSSVGLPIGQLSSSHLHMQTTMSPATAAAVAAAQKKKGIKSSLGRFFSKKEKIKGKDTTMPGDVPGMGGASTPADPDYGDSVSVAGTLGSKSDFDRRKKKSPSMFGSMLDSSRHELLAEAMKAGTPFALWNGPTVVAWLELWVGMPTWYVAACRANVKSGAIMSALSDTEIQREIGISNSLHRLKLRLAIQEMVSLTSPSAPKTSRTTLAFGDMNHEWIGNVWLPSLGLPQYRSTFMECLVDARMLDHLTKKDLRGQLRMIDSFHRTSLQYGISCLKRLNYDRQQLEERRRMAEGANVDVLVWSNDRVIRWVQSIGLKEYGNHLLESGVHGALIALDESFDANSFALALQIPTQNTQARQLLEMEFANLLTVGTERRPDVSNMKS; this is translated from the exons GAACTGTCACAATTAACAAAAGAATTAGCAGCGGCACGTGAAAACATTTtacagagagaagaagaaatatcagAATTGAAAGCAGAACGGAACAACACACGT CTTCTACTGGAACATCTTGAATGTTTGGTTTCTCGACACGAACGATCGCTAAGAATGACGGTCGTAAAACGTCAAGCCGCGGCACAATCGGGCGTGTCGTCGGAAGTTGAAGTACTAAAAGCTTTAAAGAGTTTGTTCGAACATCATAAAGCTTTGGACGAGAAG gtACGCGAACGATTGCGCGTAGCTCTCGAAAGGAATACGAGCCTTGAAGAGGAATTGGCCCATACCAAAGAAGAG CTCCAACAGTATAAAGTAAGTGGAATTACGCCTAAAGCCATAGATGACAAACCTAAAGAAAATGGTCAAACAGACGATGGTCAACAACAAAACAAG AATGAGACTGAGCAGGCTGAAAGTCAGCAGGAGCCACAACAGCAGCTTCAACAGCAActacagcagcagcagcagcagcagcagcaacacgCAATACAAAAGCTAGGTACAGAGAAGCCAACAGAGATAGCAAGCAGATTGAGCAATGGCAGTCTTGATCCATCCGACCAGGATTCGGCAGTACGAGTAATAGACTTGCAAGCCACTCTTGATAAGCAG aGTACTGAGTTAAGTACATGGCAACGGCGTGTAGCAGAATTGAGCGGACGAGTTGCAGAATTAGAAGAAACACTCTCTAAAACTCAGAAGGATCTTTTAAAAACTCAGGAAATTAATGTTAAGTTGCAAAGAGATCTGCGTGAAAATGTTGCACAGAAAGAGGACCAAGAAGAAAGGATTGCAACTCTTGAAAAACGTTATCTCAATGCTCAACGGGAATCAACTAGCTTACATGATCTCAATGAGAAATTAGAACAGGAACTTCAACATAAAAAAGCTCAATTAAAG cttcaagaagaaaagatagcaGCTATACAAGAAAAATTGGAACTTGCTGAACAAAAATTAACTCAATATGCTAAGTTACCTGAAATGGAAGAACAATTGAAGCAGAGGATGGAGGCTCTGACCCAGGTGAGGAGGCCCAACCAG CAGGCCCAGGAGAGGCATGGTAGTGCAGAAGATAGAATACAAAGGTTAGAAGCACAATTAGACGAGAAAAATGCAGAAGTAATGCGTGTCAATCAACGACTTAAGATGAATGAGGAACATAATACTCGATTAAGTGCAACCGTTGATAAACTTTTATCTG aaTCTAATGACAGGTTACAGACACATTTAACAGAAAGAATGGAAgcaatagaagaaaagaatgcgATAACACAGGAACTTGAAAAGACAAGGAAAATAGCTGAAGatttacaaaatgaaaaagcagATATTGTTAAAGAACTAGGAAAAGCACGTCTCGAAATTGATAATGTAAAGAGACAAATGCTTCAGCAAGAAATTGCTTTTAATATTCAACAAACGGATGCATTGACTAGAAGTCTTTCTCCAAATGCTGTGGATCCTGGCTCATTTTCTAGAAGTGCAAGTCATAGTAGTTTTGACACACATTCATTACCTAGGAGAGGAGGCAAAAGAGCTGTGATAGAAGAGGATGCTTCAAAG aATTATGTAGTACGTACTCTTGCGGAACAAGAATGGGAAAAACTTCAACAAGCTCATGTTCTAGCAAATGTGCAACAAGCATTTGATGTTTCCAGCGATGCTGAAGGTGACGGTGATAATGAAAGTATCTTCAGTTGTTCGGCAGAGGTAATTAGTCCAGCAGGACACACCGATGCTCAAACACTTGCGCTAATGTTACAAGAACAATTAGATGCTATCAATAATGAGATTAGATTAATTCAG gaagaaaaacagaacACCGAAGCACGAGCAGAAGAATTAGAATCTCGAGTAGGTAGCTTTGAACATATGAATTTATTAGCAAGAGGACGCAGTCTCGAGCGAGCGTCACCTCCATTAAGTGGTCGCTCTACACCAAAATCACATCACAGCCCTAACAGAGATTATTTACACAAATATCACACA GCACCAGCATCAATGTCTCCTGCTCATTTACATCAGTATGCTGCATCCCTTGCTAGTCCTGGACAACTTTCAGAATCACTTCCTGCAAGCCAG TTGCAGTTGTCTGGGGAAGAACTGCATTCAGTGAGTGAAAGAGACAGCGTTGGTGGTGCTGGAAGTGCTAGCAGCGATGCCGCTTCCCCATTGACAGCCAGATCACTTAGATTAGAACGTGTTGTGCAAGCACTTGCTCATAGCCAGGAAGAGCTAAGAAG ACGTACTGGACAAACAGGATTCCCCAGCAGTGGCTTTTCCCCACACAG CCAGGACAGTTTACACAAGAACAATCTATCCAGTGTTGGACTACCCATTGGACAATTGTCGAGTTCGCATCTGCACATGCAAACAACCATGAGTCCAGCAACAGCAGCTGCAGTGGCAGCAGCtcagaagaaaaaaggcatAAAGAGCAGTCTTGGTAGATTTTtcagtaaaaaggaaaag ataaaaggaaaggataCAACGATGCCTGGAGATGTACCTGGTATGGGAGGTGCGAGTACACCAGCAGATCCTGATTATGGAGATAGCGTCTCTGTGGCAGGAACATTAGGGAGCAAGAGTGATtttgatcgaagaaaaaagaaaag TCCCAGTATGTTTGGTAGTATGCTGGATTCTTCACGACATGAGCTATTGGCTGAAGCGATGAAAGCTGGAACACCTTTTGCTCTTTGGAACGGACCAACTGTTGTTGCTTGGCTGGAGCTTTGGGTTGGCATGCCTACCTGGTATGTTGCGGCATGTCGAGCTAACGTCAAAAGTGGTGCTATAATGAGTGCATTGAGTGACACCGAAATACAACGTGAGATCGGTATCAG TAACTCTTTGCACCGATTGAAATTGAGACTAGCTATCCAGGAAATGGTGTCACTTACAAGTCCATCTGCACCTAAAACTTCTCGCACAACATTAGCTTTTGGAGATATGAATCACGAATGGATAGGAAATGTATGGTTACCAAGTCTTGGATTACCCCAATATCGATCCACTTTCATGGAGTGCCTTGTTGACGCTAGAATGTTGGATCACCTCACTAAAAAGGATCTGCGTGGTCAACTTAGGATGATTGATAGTTTTCATag AACAAGTTTGCAGTACGGGATTTCGTGTTTGAAGAGATTAAATTATGACAGACAACAGttagaggaaagaagaaggatggcAGAAGGAGCTAATGTAGATGTTCTTGTATGGAGTAACGATAGAGTCATACGATGGGTGCAATCAATTGGTCTAAAG GAATATGGAAACCATCTCTTAGAATCTGGAGTACATGGTGCCCTAATTGCTTTGGATGAAAGTTTTGATGCAAATAGTTTTGCTCTCGCTTTGCAAATTCCTACACAAAATACACAG gcAAGACAACTTTTAGAAATGGAATTTGCAAATTTATTAACGGTAGGAACAGAGAGGCGACCTGACGTTTCTAATATGAAATCCTGA
- the LOC124433112 gene encoding liprin-alpha-1 isoform X8, with amino-acid sequence MWSAMCDVMPTIAEDSISQRSSQFSGDDANFEQLMVSMLDERDKLMDSLRECQERVQEAETRVRELEKERDSLNRQIYANIPQELSQLTKELAAARENILQREEEISELKAERNNTRLLLEHLECLVSRHERSLRMTVVKRQAAAQSGVSSEVEVLKALKSLFEHHKALDEKVRERLRVALERNTSLEEELAHTKEELQQYKVSGITPKAIDDKPKENGQTDDGQQQNKNETEQAESQQEPQQQLQQQLQQQQQQQQQHAIQKLGTEKPTEIASRLSNGSLDPSDQDSAVRVIDLQATLDKQSTELSTWQRRVAELSGRVAELEETLSKTQKDLLKTQEINVKLQRDLRENVAQKEDQEERIATLEKRYLNAQRESTSLHDLNEKLEQELQHKKAQLKLQEEKIAAIQEKLELAEQKLTQYAKLPEMEEQLKQRMEALTQVRRPNQQAQERHGSAEDRIQRLEAQLDEKNAEVMRVNQRLKMNEEHNTRLSATVDKLLSESNDRLQTHLTERMEAIEEKNAITQELEKTRKIAEDLQNEKADIVKELGKARLEIDNVKRQMLQQEIAFNIQQTDALTRSLSPNAVDPGSFSRSASHSSFDTHSLPRRGGKRAVIEEDASKNYVVRTLAEQEWEKLQQAHVLANVQQAFDVSSDAEGDGDNESIFSCSAEVISPAGHTDAQTLALMLQEQLDAINNEIRLIQEEKQNTEARAEELESRVGSFEHMNLLARGRSLERASPPLSGRSTPKSHHSPNRDYLHKYHTAPASMSPAHLHQYAASLASPGQLSESLPASQLQLSGEELHSVSERDSVGGAGSASSDAASPLTARSLRLERVVQALAHSQEELRSRHGQHSNGALNSGTPPSPLSSRHSSQDSLHKNNLSSVGLPIGQLSSSHLHMQTTMSPATAAAVAAAQKKKGIKSSLGRFFSKKEKIKGKDTTMPGDVPGMGGASTPADPDYGDSVSVAGTLGSKSDFDRRKKKSPSMFGSMLDSSRHELLAEAMKAGTPFALWNGPTVVAWLELWVGMPTWYVAACRANVKSGAIMSALSDTEIQREIGISNSLHRLKLRLAIQEMVSLTSPSAPKTSRTTLAFGDMNHEWIGNVWLPSLGLPQYRSTFMECLVDARMLDHLTKKDLRGQLRMIDSFHRTSLQYGISCLKRLNYDRQQLEERRRMAEGANVDVLVWSNDRVIRWVQSIGLKEYGNHLLESGVHGALIALDESFDANSFALALQIPTQNTQARQLLEMEFANLLTVGTERRPDVSNMKS; translated from the exons GAACTGTCACAATTAACAAAAGAATTAGCAGCGGCACGTGAAAACATTTtacagagagaagaagaaatatcagAATTGAAAGCAGAACGGAACAACACACGT CTTCTACTGGAACATCTTGAATGTTTGGTTTCTCGACACGAACGATCGCTAAGAATGACGGTCGTAAAACGTCAAGCCGCGGCACAATCGGGCGTGTCGTCGGAAGTTGAAGTACTAAAAGCTTTAAAGAGTTTGTTCGAACATCATAAAGCTTTGGACGAGAAG gtACGCGAACGATTGCGCGTAGCTCTCGAAAGGAATACGAGCCTTGAAGAGGAATTGGCCCATACCAAAGAAGAG CTCCAACAGTATAAAGTAAGTGGAATTACGCCTAAAGCCATAGATGACAAACCTAAAGAAAATGGTCAAACAGACGATGGTCAACAACAAAACAAG AATGAGACTGAGCAGGCTGAAAGTCAGCAGGAGCCACAACAGCAGCTTCAACAGCAActacagcagcagcagcagcagcagcagcaacacgCAATACAAAAGCTAGGTACAGAGAAGCCAACAGAGATAGCAAGCAGATTGAGCAATGGCAGTCTTGATCCATCCGACCAGGATTCGGCAGTACGAGTAATAGACTTGCAAGCCACTCTTGATAAGCAG aGTACTGAGTTAAGTACATGGCAACGGCGTGTAGCAGAATTGAGCGGACGAGTTGCAGAATTAGAAGAAACACTCTCTAAAACTCAGAAGGATCTTTTAAAAACTCAGGAAATTAATGTTAAGTTGCAAAGAGATCTGCGTGAAAATGTTGCACAGAAAGAGGACCAAGAAGAAAGGATTGCAACTCTTGAAAAACGTTATCTCAATGCTCAACGGGAATCAACTAGCTTACATGATCTCAATGAGAAATTAGAACAGGAACTTCAACATAAAAAAGCTCAATTAAAG cttcaagaagaaaagatagcaGCTATACAAGAAAAATTGGAACTTGCTGAACAAAAATTAACTCAATATGCTAAGTTACCTGAAATGGAAGAACAATTGAAGCAGAGGATGGAGGCTCTGACCCAGGTGAGGAGGCCCAACCAG CAGGCCCAGGAGAGGCATGGTAGTGCAGAAGATAGAATACAAAGGTTAGAAGCACAATTAGACGAGAAAAATGCAGAAGTAATGCGTGTCAATCAACGACTTAAGATGAATGAGGAACATAATACTCGATTAAGTGCAACCGTTGATAAACTTTTATCTG aaTCTAATGACAGGTTACAGACACATTTAACAGAAAGAATGGAAgcaatagaagaaaagaatgcgATAACACAGGAACTTGAAAAGACAAGGAAAATAGCTGAAGatttacaaaatgaaaaagcagATATTGTTAAAGAACTAGGAAAAGCACGTCTCGAAATTGATAATGTAAAGAGACAAATGCTTCAGCAAGAAATTGCTTTTAATATTCAACAAACGGATGCATTGACTAGAAGTCTTTCTCCAAATGCTGTGGATCCTGGCTCATTTTCTAGAAGTGCAAGTCATAGTAGTTTTGACACACATTCATTACCTAGGAGAGGAGGCAAAAGAGCTGTGATAGAAGAGGATGCTTCAAAG aATTATGTAGTACGTACTCTTGCGGAACAAGAATGGGAAAAACTTCAACAAGCTCATGTTCTAGCAAATGTGCAACAAGCATTTGATGTTTCCAGCGATGCTGAAGGTGACGGTGATAATGAAAGTATCTTCAGTTGTTCGGCAGAGGTAATTAGTCCAGCAGGACACACCGATGCTCAAACACTTGCGCTAATGTTACAAGAACAATTAGATGCTATCAATAATGAGATTAGATTAATTCAG gaagaaaaacagaacACCGAAGCACGAGCAGAAGAATTAGAATCTCGAGTAGGTAGCTTTGAACATATGAATTTATTAGCAAGAGGACGCAGTCTCGAGCGAGCGTCACCTCCATTAAGTGGTCGCTCTACACCAAAATCACATCACAGCCCTAACAGAGATTATTTACACAAATATCACACA GCACCAGCATCAATGTCTCCTGCTCATTTACATCAGTATGCTGCATCCCTTGCTAGTCCTGGACAACTTTCAGAATCACTTCCTGCAAGCCAG TTGCAGTTGTCTGGGGAAGAACTGCATTCAGTGAGTGAAAGAGACAGCGTTGGTGGTGCTGGAAGTGCTAGCAGCGATGCCGCTTCCCCATTGACAGCCAGATCACTTAGATTAGAACGTGTTGTGCAAGCACTTGCTCATAGCCAGGAAGAGCTAAGAAG CAGGCATGGACAACATAGCAACGGCGCACTCAATTCTGGGACTCCTCCTTCCCCATTGTCCTCACGCCATAGTAGCCAGGACAGTTTACACAAGAACAATCTATCCAGTGTTGGACTACCCATTGGACAATTGTCGAGTTCGCATCTGCACATGCAAACAACCATGAGTCCAGCAACAGCAGCTGCAGTGGCAGCAGCtcagaagaaaaaaggcatAAAGAGCAGTCTTGGTAGATTTTtcagtaaaaaggaaaag ataaaaggaaaggataCAACGATGCCTGGAGATGTACCTGGTATGGGAGGTGCGAGTACACCAGCAGATCCTGATTATGGAGATAGCGTCTCTGTGGCAGGAACATTAGGGAGCAAGAGTGATtttgatcgaagaaaaaagaaaag TCCCAGTATGTTTGGTAGTATGCTGGATTCTTCACGACATGAGCTATTGGCTGAAGCGATGAAAGCTGGAACACCTTTTGCTCTTTGGAACGGACCAACTGTTGTTGCTTGGCTGGAGCTTTGGGTTGGCATGCCTACCTGGTATGTTGCGGCATGTCGAGCTAACGTCAAAAGTGGTGCTATAATGAGTGCATTGAGTGACACCGAAATACAACGTGAGATCGGTATCAG TAACTCTTTGCACCGATTGAAATTGAGACTAGCTATCCAGGAAATGGTGTCACTTACAAGTCCATCTGCACCTAAAACTTCTCGCACAACATTAGCTTTTGGAGATATGAATCACGAATGGATAGGAAATGTATGGTTACCAAGTCTTGGATTACCCCAATATCGATCCACTTTCATGGAGTGCCTTGTTGACGCTAGAATGTTGGATCACCTCACTAAAAAGGATCTGCGTGGTCAACTTAGGATGATTGATAGTTTTCATag AACAAGTTTGCAGTACGGGATTTCGTGTTTGAAGAGATTAAATTATGACAGACAACAGttagaggaaagaagaaggatggcAGAAGGAGCTAATGTAGATGTTCTTGTATGGAGTAACGATAGAGTCATACGATGGGTGCAATCAATTGGTCTAAAG GAATATGGAAACCATCTCTTAGAATCTGGAGTACATGGTGCCCTAATTGCTTTGGATGAAAGTTTTGATGCAAATAGTTTTGCTCTCGCTTTGCAAATTCCTACACAAAATACACAG gcAAGACAACTTTTAGAAATGGAATTTGCAAATTTATTAACGGTAGGAACAGAGAGGCGACCTGACGTTTCTAATATGAAATCCTGA
- the LOC124433112 gene encoding liprin-alpha-1 isoform X11, giving the protein MWSAMCDVMPTIAEDSISQRSSQFSGDDANFEQLMVSMLDERDKLMDSLRECQERVQEAETRVRELEKERDSLNRQIYANIPQELSQLTKELAAARENILQREEEISELKAERNNTRLLLEHLECLVSRHERSLRMTVVKRQAAAQSGVSSEVEVLKALKSLFEHHKALDEKVRERLRVALERNTSLEEELAHTKEELQQYKVSGITPKAIDDKPKENGQTDDGQQQNKNETEQAESQQEPQQQLQQQLQQQQQQQQQHAIQKLGTEKPTEIASRLSNGSLDPSDQDSAVRVIDLQATLDKQSTELSTWQRRVAELSGRVAELEETLSKTQKDLLKTQEINVKLQRDLRENVAQKEDQEERIATLEKRYLNAQRESTSLHDLNEKLEQELQHKKAQLKLQEEKIAAIQEKLELAEQKLTQYAKLPEMEEQLKQRMEALTQVRRPNQQAQERHGSAEDRIQRLEAQLDEKNAEVMRVNQRLKMNEEHNTRLSATVDKLLSESNDRLQTHLTERMEAIEEKNAITQELEKTRKIAEDLQNEKADIVKELGKARLEIDNVKRQMLQQEIAFNIQQTDALTRSLSPNAVDPGSFSRSASHSSFDTHSLPRRGGKRAVIEEDASKNYVVRTLAEQEWEKLQQAHVLANVQQAFDVSSDAEGDGDNESIFSCSAEVISPAGHTDAQTLALMLQEQLDAINNEIRLIQEEKQNTEARAEELESRVGSFEHMNLLARGRSLERASPPLSGRSTPKSHHSPNRDYLHKYHTAPASMSPAHLHQYAASLASPGQLSESLPASQLQLSGEELHSVSERDSVGGAGSASSDAASPLTARSLRLERVVQALAHSQEELRRRTGQTGFPSSGFSPHSVGLPIGQLSSSHLHMQTTMSPATAAAVAAAQKKKGIKSSLGRFFSKKEKIKGKDTTMPGDVPGMGGASTPADPDYGDSVSVAGTLGSKSDFDRRKKKSPSMFGSMLDSSRHELLAEAMKAGTPFALWNGPTVVAWLELWVGMPTWYVAACRANVKSGAIMSALSDTEIQREIGISNSLHRLKLRLAIQEMVSLTSPSAPKTSRTTLAFGDMNHEWIGNVWLPSLGLPQYRSTFMECLVDARMLDHLTKKDLRGQLRMIDSFHRTSLQYGISCLKRLNYDRQQLEERRRMAEGANVDVLVWSNDRVIRWVQSIGLKEYGNHLLESGVHGALIALDESFDANSFALALQIPTQNTQARQLLEMEFANLLTVGTERRPDVSNMKS; this is encoded by the exons GAACTGTCACAATTAACAAAAGAATTAGCAGCGGCACGTGAAAACATTTtacagagagaagaagaaatatcagAATTGAAAGCAGAACGGAACAACACACGT CTTCTACTGGAACATCTTGAATGTTTGGTTTCTCGACACGAACGATCGCTAAGAATGACGGTCGTAAAACGTCAAGCCGCGGCACAATCGGGCGTGTCGTCGGAAGTTGAAGTACTAAAAGCTTTAAAGAGTTTGTTCGAACATCATAAAGCTTTGGACGAGAAG gtACGCGAACGATTGCGCGTAGCTCTCGAAAGGAATACGAGCCTTGAAGAGGAATTGGCCCATACCAAAGAAGAG CTCCAACAGTATAAAGTAAGTGGAATTACGCCTAAAGCCATAGATGACAAACCTAAAGAAAATGGTCAAACAGACGATGGTCAACAACAAAACAAG AATGAGACTGAGCAGGCTGAAAGTCAGCAGGAGCCACAACAGCAGCTTCAACAGCAActacagcagcagcagcagcagcagcagcaacacgCAATACAAAAGCTAGGTACAGAGAAGCCAACAGAGATAGCAAGCAGATTGAGCAATGGCAGTCTTGATCCATCCGACCAGGATTCGGCAGTACGAGTAATAGACTTGCAAGCCACTCTTGATAAGCAG aGTACTGAGTTAAGTACATGGCAACGGCGTGTAGCAGAATTGAGCGGACGAGTTGCAGAATTAGAAGAAACACTCTCTAAAACTCAGAAGGATCTTTTAAAAACTCAGGAAATTAATGTTAAGTTGCAAAGAGATCTGCGTGAAAATGTTGCACAGAAAGAGGACCAAGAAGAAAGGATTGCAACTCTTGAAAAACGTTATCTCAATGCTCAACGGGAATCAACTAGCTTACATGATCTCAATGAGAAATTAGAACAGGAACTTCAACATAAAAAAGCTCAATTAAAG cttcaagaagaaaagatagcaGCTATACAAGAAAAATTGGAACTTGCTGAACAAAAATTAACTCAATATGCTAAGTTACCTGAAATGGAAGAACAATTGAAGCAGAGGATGGAGGCTCTGACCCAGGTGAGGAGGCCCAACCAG CAGGCCCAGGAGAGGCATGGTAGTGCAGAAGATAGAATACAAAGGTTAGAAGCACAATTAGACGAGAAAAATGCAGAAGTAATGCGTGTCAATCAACGACTTAAGATGAATGAGGAACATAATACTCGATTAAGTGCAACCGTTGATAAACTTTTATCTG aaTCTAATGACAGGTTACAGACACATTTAACAGAAAGAATGGAAgcaatagaagaaaagaatgcgATAACACAGGAACTTGAAAAGACAAGGAAAATAGCTGAAGatttacaaaatgaaaaagcagATATTGTTAAAGAACTAGGAAAAGCACGTCTCGAAATTGATAATGTAAAGAGACAAATGCTTCAGCAAGAAATTGCTTTTAATATTCAACAAACGGATGCATTGACTAGAAGTCTTTCTCCAAATGCTGTGGATCCTGGCTCATTTTCTAGAAGTGCAAGTCATAGTAGTTTTGACACACATTCATTACCTAGGAGAGGAGGCAAAAGAGCTGTGATAGAAGAGGATGCTTCAAAG aATTATGTAGTACGTACTCTTGCGGAACAAGAATGGGAAAAACTTCAACAAGCTCATGTTCTAGCAAATGTGCAACAAGCATTTGATGTTTCCAGCGATGCTGAAGGTGACGGTGATAATGAAAGTATCTTCAGTTGTTCGGCAGAGGTAATTAGTCCAGCAGGACACACCGATGCTCAAACACTTGCGCTAATGTTACAAGAACAATTAGATGCTATCAATAATGAGATTAGATTAATTCAG gaagaaaaacagaacACCGAAGCACGAGCAGAAGAATTAGAATCTCGAGTAGGTAGCTTTGAACATATGAATTTATTAGCAAGAGGACGCAGTCTCGAGCGAGCGTCACCTCCATTAAGTGGTCGCTCTACACCAAAATCACATCACAGCCCTAACAGAGATTATTTACACAAATATCACACA GCACCAGCATCAATGTCTCCTGCTCATTTACATCAGTATGCTGCATCCCTTGCTAGTCCTGGACAACTTTCAGAATCACTTCCTGCAAGCCAG TTGCAGTTGTCTGGGGAAGAACTGCATTCAGTGAGTGAAAGAGACAGCGTTGGTGGTGCTGGAAGTGCTAGCAGCGATGCCGCTTCCCCATTGACAGCCAGATCACTTAGATTAGAACGTGTTGTGCAAGCACTTGCTCATAGCCAGGAAGAGCTAAGAAG ACGTACTGGACAAACAGGATTCCCCAGCAGTGGCTTTTCCCCACACAG TGTTGGACTACCCATTGGACAATTGTCGAGTTCGCATCTGCACATGCAAACAACCATGAGTCCAGCAACAGCAGCTGCAGTGGCAGCAGCtcagaagaaaaaaggcatAAAGAGCAGTCTTGGTAGATTTTtcagtaaaaaggaaaag ataaaaggaaaggataCAACGATGCCTGGAGATGTACCTGGTATGGGAGGTGCGAGTACACCAGCAGATCCTGATTATGGAGATAGCGTCTCTGTGGCAGGAACATTAGGGAGCAAGAGTGATtttgatcgaagaaaaaagaaaag TCCCAGTATGTTTGGTAGTATGCTGGATTCTTCACGACATGAGCTATTGGCTGAAGCGATGAAAGCTGGAACACCTTTTGCTCTTTGGAACGGACCAACTGTTGTTGCTTGGCTGGAGCTTTGGGTTGGCATGCCTACCTGGTATGTTGCGGCATGTCGAGCTAACGTCAAAAGTGGTGCTATAATGAGTGCATTGAGTGACACCGAAATACAACGTGAGATCGGTATCAG TAACTCTTTGCACCGATTGAAATTGAGACTAGCTATCCAGGAAATGGTGTCACTTACAAGTCCATCTGCACCTAAAACTTCTCGCACAACATTAGCTTTTGGAGATATGAATCACGAATGGATAGGAAATGTATGGTTACCAAGTCTTGGATTACCCCAATATCGATCCACTTTCATGGAGTGCCTTGTTGACGCTAGAATGTTGGATCACCTCACTAAAAAGGATCTGCGTGGTCAACTTAGGATGATTGATAGTTTTCATag AACAAGTTTGCAGTACGGGATTTCGTGTTTGAAGAGATTAAATTATGACAGACAACAGttagaggaaagaagaaggatggcAGAAGGAGCTAATGTAGATGTTCTTGTATGGAGTAACGATAGAGTCATACGATGGGTGCAATCAATTGGTCTAAAG GAATATGGAAACCATCTCTTAGAATCTGGAGTACATGGTGCCCTAATTGCTTTGGATGAAAGTTTTGATGCAAATAGTTTTGCTCTCGCTTTGCAAATTCCTACACAAAATACACAG gcAAGACAACTTTTAGAAATGGAATTTGCAAATTTATTAACGGTAGGAACAGAGAGGCGACCTGACGTTTCTAATATGAAATCCTGA